A genome region from Setaria italica strain Yugu1 chromosome III, Setaria_italica_v2.0, whole genome shotgun sequence includes the following:
- the LOC101761343 gene encoding uncharacterized protein LOC101761343, giving the protein MDRVGSGEKQLEDCTVANALGTWFFSVAGALVAIPVGIKKKSFAPLVFFGTTGTMLDIIMGISQCEREHAERQMKLLEAQKLPADASDGIESAESSGNADK; this is encoded by the exons ATGGACCGGGTCGGCAGCGGCGAGAAGCAGCTGGAGGACTGCACCGTGGCCAA TGCTCTGGGAACTTGGTTCTTCTCAGTTGCTGGTGCCCTTGTTGCTATTCCTGTGGGCATAAAGAAGAAATCATTTGCTCCCTTAGTCTTTTTCGGCACGACAGGAACCATGCTTGACATCATCATGGGCATTAGCCAGTGTGAGAGGGAGCATGCCGAGCGGCAGATGAAGCTTTTGGAAGCCCAGAAACTTCCGGCTGATGCTTCAGATGGGATTGAAAGCGCAGAATCATCTGGCAATGCAGACAAGTGA